In Toxoplasma gondii ME49 chromosome II, whole genome shotgun sequence, the genomic stretch CGGCAttggaagagagcgacggggTAGATAGACACTCATCTCCCTCTCGGTCTAATGCCGGAACACTGAGACTGCCTTCTAGAGATGCCAGGGATCGACTCTTCAGCGCATtcctcgaggaagacgaagaggaagatgctGAGGTTATTATTGAACGCAATGGACGCATTCGAGGTGAGTTCAAACTAAACAGCTGGAATGGAAGAGGGAGCGGCATCCTCAGTTCCGTGGCGAGCATATGCCAACAAGATACCACCCAGGGATTTCATGGTTGTTTCTTCCCTCGAAAAATCAACAGTGAAAATGTTCAACTTGCCGCAGCGAAATTTGTCCCAAAGAGACTTCAGGAGCAGCGTGTAGGGTAGGTCCTCACGCATCTCGCTGATTCACCAAAGACGAGGGATTCGAGGTTCTCCCGAAAAGCGGTGGCGCGGGGAACAGGGAGGTAGACTACTGATCAAACAGAAATGAAAGAAAGTAAATACGCTTTCAAGTGCTTGGGAACGGCACTTGCAAGGACGGAAAAAACTTGGGATCCACGTGCAACAAATTTAGTTTTTTTTCTTAGAGATACAGTGCTGCTACATTGATAAGCGTGTCGGTGTACGAGTACAACTTACTTTGCTCATATGTAAGTATGTATATAACAACCCCATTATCTGCCTGTACGCTCTGGAGGTACCCATGTACAGCTTTCACTCACTGGTTTACATTAGAGGTCATAAAAGACTCCAATTAAGCACAGTGCGTCAGTCGTATTTGCATGAGTTCACATCTGCGCCTCCATGTTTAACTTACGATTTCTCTGTTGACGCAAGACATGTGTGAAACACTGCGGAGGCACCGATGTGTCGCTCCTCCAGAGGATAACATGCGTTTTACATTCGTCAAGAGTGTTTCTCGAGACTAAAGTCCAACAGCAAGGTGTATTGTACTCGATTCGTTACTAAACCACGTATCGCACTGGAGGTGCATCGGTTTTGCAAGGATGTAAATATTTCCTAGACTATTTGGAGTCAAAAGGCGACCTTTTAGTTGGTTGCTTCAGATTGACAGCGTGATTCGTCGTTCTTTCGACCGCTTACCCCTTCGTGGCTGAATGAAGGCAGAGGGCCCGTTTAGGATAAGCCTGCGATTTTTCGGATTGAACTTCCGGTTCTGTGAAGGCTGTCGATCCACCTTCAAATCTCGGTCATTCCACGGCAGAAAGATGTCAAGAGGCAGCTGGATCCGCGTTTTTTGTTTGATGTCCTGAGTCATCAAAACATTGCCCTTGCGAGTTGTGGGTCGTGTGTTCACCCAGTGCATCCTCGTGGTCACCGCGACAGCTGGGACTACACACGACACCGCAGTCGCTACCCACTGCCCTCTTACTTGGTTCCTGACGAGGAGCAGTTTCGCGACGAACGGGAAGGCCTAGCCGAGCTGGAGCTTCTGAGGGAGATACGGCGTGAGAGGCTCGACAGAGATATccacagacacagaacagAGGCCGAGAATCTGATCGAGGACGCAGTCCACCGCATTCTTcttgaagaagaggcgagacatCCTCTCCATTTGCACCGCAGTAACAGGCCATTCGCCGGTAAGCCTAGAGGGTCGCGGGGACGAAACACTCGAAGTAGCGTCGGCACGTGTTCTGGGGATAGCTTTAGTTTCAAGTGAGTTAAGGCAATGCATGCGCAGTTCAAAGGGTTCGAGTGTCGCTCAacgaaagaagggaagactTTCGGTCAGCACTGCTTCCATGTGTGCATGTCAGGTCTGCAACTgacggaagaaacagagggcgACGCCTACGCAAGCGCGGCAGGATCTTCCGTCATGTCCTCGCCTGTCGGGTACGTCGCAGAAACAGGCAAAGATTTGTTTGCTGGCAAAAGCATGCTGCAGTCCGTACTGCTTACATTTTCGTGTGGAGGCTCGGAGCAGGCAACATATCGGCGAGCTTTTCCAACACGTAAAAACAATGCCGCTTTAACAGTCCTTGCGGCAAGCATCATTCAAGACAGGCATCATGTGTGGGTATGCGTGTAGTTGTTGCATGTATCGGAGGGTGGGAGCTTGGTCGCTATGTGGCTCGTCCACCGGGGGGAAcctcgagaggaaaaaagaacttTTGCGAGACTCTTAGTCTGATGGGATaggtgtttcttcttgtgcAAATCTCTCCAGGATGGTGATCGGCTTCATTCTGGGATTCGTGGGCATCCTGCTGatctcgtctctcctctgcgtcaTCCGCGCTGTCTACGTCAAAAAGCAGGTAAAGATGGAATACCACTGTTTGCCCGTAAGCTTCAATGCGCATGTACGAAGTAGTCCGCAACACGATTCTGGTGGTCGCTGTTGAAAGGACAGAAAGTTACAGAGGCGACTGATATCAATGTGACAGGATCCCTCGACTCATTCTAAGGATATGTTGTTTCACCAGACGGCTTTGGCCGTGTGTCGTTCAGCGTGGCACGTTCCTGTTCGAGTCGCTTTTGAATGGAATCATGGCAGCTGTGAATGTCAGCCCCCAACTGAACCTACGcttgtacatatatgtgaTAACTACTCTCAAGCTTTATTTCTTCGTCTACCCCTTTCGTCCGATCAATGTGGATAGTACGGTCCCGCTAAGACGTGTGTCTTCGTGGAAAACGGTTTCTGTTCAAGAAGACATCTGTAGAGATACATGTGTGTACGTACAAATTATCTGTGCAGCCACGTGAAAGTCTGAAATCTAAGAGATTTGCATTTAGTATTCGATGGTGGATGTGCGCGTGTTTGTTACAAAGGTTCTTTTTGTCGGCTGGGTGTGCTTTGTTGGTTCTCAGAAAGAAGCCATGAAGAAGCTTCTTCGAGAAAAACTCGGCCCAGAGGCGGGATTCGACACCGACGATTCCCCCGCTGGAGCTGAGTCTAGTGATACGCTGGCGGCAGAACCCGTCCCAGGCGCCGAGGACGGCTGGGTCGATGTTCGGGTGGATCAGCAGTCTGCTCCTGCGGAAGAGGCAATGGTGAGGCTTAGGCACACGCGATGAGACAGCTAGAATGATACATTTAAATTACAACTTCTCTCGCACAGACCAAACATGGCTTGGCATTCTCTGCATGGATCAATCATAGAGACCTGCTACCAAGAAATGGATTCCAAATGGTTGTGATTGAGGTGTAGAGAGATTTAATGTAGCAAAACTTGTTGTTCTTGTTTTCGTTCATGGGCAGGCCGCCACACGCATCTGCAGTAACGACGTGGCGGAGTTTCGTGTGCCACACGCTATCCATCTCGAGAGCAACACATATTTCCATCGTTTTTTGGCTGCGGTATCAATGTGTATCTCTGCGGCTGTCTGCACTTGGGGATCTATTTGTACATGCTTTTCGACGTAGCGTCTGAAGCGAGTCTTTGTTCACTCTCTCCGCCGATATCGGCTGTGCCTCATATCTGCAGATGGACGTCGCCCGCATAGACACGCTGCAGCGGTCGGCCACAAAGGTGGTGGAAGAAGCCCCGGAGCGCGCGCCAGAAGAGCAGCAGCCAGCCAAGAAGACAatcaagaaaaagaagagtttcacgaaggaagaacgcgcgaCGGAGCCCACAGTGACGGAGACGCAAGAGGATAAGCctaaaaaaaacaagaagaagaaagatgatTTTAAGAGGGCATTTTCTGCTAAGCATCGCGGGTGAAGTGCCGGTCAGGGTAGGAGAGGATCGCTTCGTGAGCACAAATAGTACCTCGATCTTCAAGCGGACGGCAAGCAGTGTTGTGCTGTCTTTGAGGTGGTTCTGAAATGGACACCGAAGTCAGTTTTCTTGTGCGCAGACACGTCGAACAGGGCTCTTCATCTACATtttcatgtatatatgtattttcATGTTTACATGTAGACGTAGATAcctgtgtctgcatgcatgtattcACACGTACACGTACTGGCATCCGTTGTACGTGTGTAACAATAATGCGTCAGGCCGTCCTGCAGCTGCGCGTTCAGAGTCCCTGGGATTAATTTTCGTAGTTTGTCGGTGTTTAATTCAAGAAGGGTTTCCCACTCGCCTCGGTCGCGCTGTCCCATAGGCTCGTGGACAATCCTTCATTCAACAACCGTGCAGTGTCTCTTGGTTGTTATTTTTATGTTGCTAGCGGCTCCTCGCACTCCGTGGGTGGCTTCCGTGCTGCACAGCGGACTCGTACGCCTGTGCCTCAGATCATGGAAATTTGTGCGTAAGATTCCGTCACTGAAAATGAAATTCAAGGCGATCATGTGCGCGTTGTCTTCCGCAATTCCACAGCAGACGTGTTCTGTTCTGGACCACTTGCTGCTGTCAAATGCCAAAGCGAAGGGCGTGTCAGGgttgctttttctcgtccttgTCCCCAGTATTTATGCTCCATAACAGGACAAGCATAAAGAGGAACTGGTATCAGACCTGCGTGTAGTGTCGTGTACTAGATACAAGCCAACGTGGCCGTCGGTTGAAGGCAACCAATGTCAGGCGATACGTTTGTTGCCGATATCATGCGGCAATGCCTATCGAGTCTCTTCTCACTCCCACGACGGATTGGGCATCTACAGGGTCGATTGGTATTGCACAGTTCAGCTGACAATTCCAAAGTAGCGAGACATAGTTAACCAAATGGAGAGCTTTCATTGAACTGGCAGCTGAGTAGTGGATGTGGCACAGCCCGTCGGGATCCCTTTCAGTCCGGTCTGTCCACGGGTGTACAACTGTAACCAATGCATGTACGATACTAGTACATTCGGAGACAGCACTTGTTTACTGTGTATGCTGAGACAGGACTTTTGAAACTGCAGCCCATTGCCCTAATTAGTTCATGCCCTTTTGCTGAGCGAGGTTTCGTTGAGCATGCGTGTCCGAATTGATACATTCACCGGCGCGAAGATTTTATCTGCTTCAGTGCATCGGCATAAGCTCGCGATGCGCCGAGGCACCCTGATACAGAAGTGTCTAAGTACAAATGTCGGTAGTCAGTGCCTGTCGTAAAACGTACCAGGGCAG encodes the following:
- a CDS encoding hypothetical protein (encoded by transcript TGME49_297400~Predicted trans-membrane domain (TMHMM2.0):250-273), with the protein product MTDAKGSHKKAAPGRNAAVLSLSAKSARLRGSSVSSSHSEKGEQEAANHGVDRQDVEDEVEISTSASALEESDGVDRHSSPSRSNAGTLRLPSRDARDRLFSAFLEEDEEEDAEVIIERNGRIRVHPRGHRDSWDYTRHRSRYPLPSYLVPDEEQFRDEREGLAELELLREIRRERLDRDIHRHRTEAENLIEDAVHRILLEEEARHPLHLHRSNRPFAGLQLTEETEGDAYASAAGSSVMSSPVGMVIGFILGFVGILLISSLLCVIRAVYVKKQKEAMKKLLREKLGPEAGFDTDDSPAGAESSDTLAAEPVPGAEDGWVDVRVDQQSAPAEEAMMDVARIDTLQRSATKVVEEAPERAPEEQQPAKKTIKKKKSFTKEERATEPTVTETQEDKPKKNKKKKDDFKRAFSAKHRG